The Bacillus vallismortis genome window below encodes:
- a CDS encoding ABC transporter substrate-binding protein — MKHTFVLFLSLILVILPGCSAEKSSADTEKKTLTIYSTMSTDSERATFRKLAAAFEKEHSDIRVSLHFPGNDYENMMRVRMAANDLPDLFDTHGWGKIRYGEYTADLRDMEWTQGLDPNLNSILKNKSGKVYAYPINQAKDGLAYNRNMLERYSIAPPETMDDFLKALRTIKEKSKGSIVPFWFAGYDKSSFAQYYDQFATPLLITDPAHNEKKQLINGTFNWSKFTYLSDILKQMQKEKLINIDAVTAKKSQLIELMAQNKIAFTMQGGTLGQDVAQINPNVKVGIIPTPAIHAGDDPIWIGGERYTLAAWKDSPHVKEAKEFIAFMARPANAKQMAEATSLPSGLTNVKADIFYANDYEHYQDVKVEPYFDRLYLPNGMWDVLGTAGQELAADILTPQEISKKLGREYKRLREQSETQGAENNE; from the coding sequence ATGAAACACACTTTTGTTTTATTTCTCTCTCTTATTCTAGTTATTCTGCCCGGCTGCTCAGCAGAGAAAAGCTCAGCAGATACCGAAAAAAAGACGTTAACCATTTATTCTACAATGTCAACGGACAGTGAAAGAGCTACGTTCAGAAAACTGGCGGCAGCGTTTGAAAAGGAACACAGTGACATTCGTGTCAGCCTTCATTTCCCAGGCAATGACTATGAAAATATGATGCGTGTCAGAATGGCAGCCAATGACTTGCCTGATCTTTTCGATACACATGGCTGGGGGAAAATCAGGTACGGAGAATATACAGCGGATCTCCGGGATATGGAATGGACTCAAGGTCTCGATCCCAATTTAAACAGCATCCTTAAAAATAAAAGCGGAAAGGTCTATGCCTATCCGATCAATCAGGCAAAAGACGGTCTGGCATATAACCGCAATATGTTAGAGCGTTACAGCATTGCCCCGCCGGAAACGATGGATGACTTTTTGAAAGCACTGAGAACGATTAAAGAAAAGAGCAAAGGAAGCATCGTTCCCTTCTGGTTTGCCGGATATGACAAAAGCTCATTTGCCCAATATTACGATCAATTCGCTACGCCTCTTCTCATCACAGATCCTGCCCATAATGAAAAAAAACAGCTCATCAACGGCACCTTTAATTGGAGCAAATTCACTTATTTATCAGACATCCTTAAACAAATGCAGAAAGAAAAACTGATTAATATTGACGCTGTAACCGCAAAAAAATCACAACTCATTGAATTAATGGCTCAAAACAAAATCGCCTTTACAATGCAAGGCGGCACACTCGGCCAAGACGTTGCCCAGATCAATCCGAACGTCAAGGTTGGCATTATCCCGACACCTGCCATACATGCCGGAGATGATCCGATATGGATCGGCGGTGAACGCTACACGCTTGCAGCTTGGAAAGACTCGCCTCATGTAAAAGAAGCGAAAGAATTCATCGCATTTATGGCCCGTCCCGCCAATGCCAAACAAATGGCTGAAGCCACATCGCTTCCATCAGGGCTGACCAATGTAAAAGCTGATATTTTCTACGCAAATGACTATGAGCATTATCAAGATGTCAAAGTCGAGCCTTACTTCGACCGTTTATACCTGCCAAACGGAATGTGGGACGTTCTGGGCACGGCCGGGCAGGAACTTGCTGCTGACATTTTGACGCCTCAAGAGATTTCAAAGAAGCTGGGAAGAGAATACAAACGACTACGGGAGCAATCGGAAACACAGGGAGCTGAAAACAATGAGTGA